A window of the Pedobacter frigiditerrae genome harbors these coding sequences:
- a CDS encoding UDP-2,3-diacylglucosamine diphosphatase yields the protein MEKREVEIVVISDVHLGTYGCHAKELLKYLKSIKPKKIVLNGDIIDIWQFSKRYWPETHMKVIRKLMKFVVEGVPVYYLTGNHDELLRKFADLHMGAFHLQNKLVLDIDGKKGWFFHGDVFDVTMQHSKWLAKMGAIGYDSLILINSFVNWCLALIGRQKMSFSQKIKAKFKDAVKFINSFEQTAAELAIEKGYEYVVCGHIHQAENRKITTELGDVIYLNSGDWVESLTALEYANKEWKIFRYNHKDFEKDEVELGELSDSEDLHSKLNINTLLEKIKLEIV from the coding sequence ATGGAAAAGAGAGAAGTAGAAATTGTAGTCATTTCTGATGTACACTTAGGTACCTACGGCTGTCATGCCAAAGAGCTCTTAAAATACCTTAAAAGCATCAAGCCAAAAAAGATTGTCCTCAATGGTGATATCATTGATATTTGGCAGTTTAGTAAAAGATACTGGCCAGAAACACACATGAAAGTCATTAGAAAGTTGATGAAGTTTGTTGTTGAAGGTGTGCCTGTTTATTATTTAACAGGAAACCACGATGAGTTATTAAGGAAGTTCGCTGATTTACACATGGGCGCTTTTCATTTACAAAATAAGTTGGTATTAGATATTGATGGTAAGAAGGGTTGGTTTTTTCATGGTGATGTTTTTGACGTAACCATGCAACATTCTAAATGGCTCGCAAAAATGGGTGCAATTGGTTATGATAGCTTAATCTTAATCAACAGCTTTGTTAATTGGTGTTTGGCTTTAATTGGTAGACAAAAAATGAGTTTTTCCCAAAAGATAAAAGCCAAATTTAAGGACGCTGTAAAATTCATCAATAGTTTTGAGCAAACAGCTGCCGAACTAGCAATCGAAAAAGGTTATGAGTATGTAGTTTGTGGGCATATTCATCAAGCAGAAAATAGAAAAATAACAACCGAACTCGGTGATGTTATCTATTTGAACAGTGGCGATTGGGTAGAAAGTTTAACTGCTTTGGAGTATGCAAACAAAGAGTGGAAAATATTTAGATACAACCACAAGGATTTCGAAAAAGATGAGGTTGAATTAGGGGAGTTGTCTGATAGCGAGGATTTACATAGCAAGCTAAATATTAACACCTTATTAGAAAAGATTAAATTGGAGATTGTGTAG
- a CDS encoding glycosyltransferase family protein: MKILYAIQGTGNGHVSRAREIVPLLQKHGDLDILISGTQADVKLAQEVKFQLHGFSFIFGKKGGVDHFKTWKNMNLFRFKKDMSAVPLKDYNLIINDFEPVTAWACKSQGIESVSLSHQASFKSKKVPRPRTIDWGKLILSRYAPTTHHIGFHFERYDDFIYTPVIRSEIRELVNTNLGHYTVYLPAIDDRDLVKLLKLIPSVRWEVFSKHTKTGYNDGNVFVEPVNNIKFNQSMASSAGLFTGGGFEGPAEALFLGKKLLVAPMRFQYEQQCNAYALKELGLPVIWGSNRNWLPILKGFVANTQSHQFNFPDETAEIVANVVNKYAR; the protein is encoded by the coding sequence ATGAAGATACTTTACGCCATACAAGGCACCGGAAATGGACACGTTAGCAGAGCAAGGGAAATCGTTCCGTTATTGCAAAAGCATGGCGATTTAGATATCTTAATTTCGGGTACACAAGCGGATGTAAAATTGGCTCAAGAAGTTAAATTTCAACTGCATGGTTTCAGTTTTATTTTTGGTAAAAAAGGTGGGGTAGACCATTTCAAGACTTGGAAGAATATGAATTTATTTCGTTTCAAGAAAGACATGAGTGCTGTACCACTTAAAGACTATAACCTTATCATTAACGATTTTGAACCTGTAACTGCTTGGGCTTGCAAAAGTCAGGGCATAGAAAGTGTTTCTCTTAGTCACCAAGCTTCTTTCAAATCTAAAAAAGTACCTAGACCCAGAACCATTGATTGGGGTAAGTTAATATTAAGTCGCTATGCGCCAACAACTCATCACATTGGCTTTCATTTCGAAAGATACGATGACTTTATTTACACACCAGTAATAAGAAGTGAAATAAGAGAATTGGTGAACACAAATTTAGGACATTATACCGTTTATCTTCCCGCCATAGACGATAGGGATTTAGTAAAATTACTTAAACTAATTCCCTCAGTCCGCTGGGAGGTTTTCTCAAAACATACAAAAACGGGTTATAACGATGGAAATGTTTTTGTTGAACCAGTAAACAATATAAAATTTAATCAAAGTATGGCCAGTTCTGCTGGGCTATTTACTGGCGGAGGTTTTGAGGGGCCAGCAGAGGCATTATTTCTAGGGAAAAAGCTGCTGGTGGCGCCAATGAGATTTCAATACGAACAACAGTGTAATGCCTATGCGCTAAAGGAGCTAGGTTTGCCAGTGATCTGGGGTAGCAATAGAAATTGGTTGCCTATTTTAAAAGGTTTTGTAGCCAATACACAATCACATCAATTTAACTTCCCAGACGAAACTGCGGAAATTGTGGCTAATGTGGTAAACAAGTATGCAAGGTAA
- a CDS encoding DUF6427 family protein, with product MPEKLNFEFLEPYAKFFIQIPLSNSFSPTTNIFFATIIVFIQALLFNRIINNHGLLAKPSYLPALLYITGSSLFLQFLILSPPLICNFLLIWVMDKFLKIGKTPNAMMTMFDVGMIIAFGTLIYFPFIVLLIMLWLSLLLYRSFNWREWIAGFIGFLTIFFFIAVFYYWNDNITQFYKIWRPLTNLFPSNLQIKYNDYLVLIPVSVIMVLAALQLRENFFRSFISTRKAFQMLFFMFVVAIISFYTKPDFRLYHFLLSVPPGAVLLAYYFSNAKKRWFYESLFVVLVLSIQYFLFV from the coding sequence ATGCCAGAAAAATTAAACTTTGAGTTTCTGGAACCTTACGCCAAGTTTTTTATCCAAATTCCGTTGTCAAACAGTTTTTCGCCAACTACAAATATATTTTTTGCTACAATCATCGTATTTATCCAAGCCTTATTGTTCAATAGAATAATCAATAACCATGGCCTTTTAGCAAAACCAAGTTACTTGCCAGCTCTATTATACATTACAGGATCTAGTTTATTTTTGCAGTTTTTAATATTAAGTCCGCCCCTTATTTGTAATTTTTTACTGATCTGGGTTATGGATAAATTTCTAAAGATCGGCAAAACGCCAAACGCCATGATGACCATGTTCGACGTGGGAATGATCATCGCCTTTGGGACCCTAATTTATTTCCCTTTTATTGTCTTGTTGATCATGTTATGGTTAAGCTTATTGCTATACCGTTCTTTTAATTGGAGAGAATGGATTGCTGGGTTTATTGGTTTTTTGACCATATTTTTCTTCATTGCAGTTTTTTATTACTGGAATGATAACATCACTCAGTTTTATAAAATTTGGCGCCCATTAACTAACCTTTTCCCCTCTAATCTTCAAATTAAATACAATGATTATTTGGTGCTAATTCCTGTAAGTGTAATTATGGTATTGGCCGCTTTACAGTTAAGAGAAAATTTCTTTAGGAGTTTTATCAGTACAAGAAAGGCTTTTCAGATGTTGTTTTTTATGTTTGTGGTGGCCATCATTAGTTTTTATACCAAACCAGATTTTAGGCTCTATCATTTTTTATTAAGTGTTCCACCTGGAGCAGTTTTGTTGGCCTATTACTTCTCAAATGCTAAAAAACGTTGGTTCTATGAATCCTTATTTGTGGTATTAGTTCTGTCAATACAGTATTTTTTATTCGTTTAA
- a CDS encoding type III pantothenate kinase produces the protein MRNLVIDIGNTNSKLAVFKEKELVHFERLKELNQIELTKLIEKYQIKNATVSSVNKDVEQLGAFLKQSVNYLPFTTKNIGGIKNNYQTLNTLGLDRWAKVIAAYKLYFGENCLMIDAGTCITYDVLTANSEYFGGSISLGIRMRFEALNHYTGRLPLIDWNKEETDIPNGNDTQNAIRNGVLQGVLNEVEGFIAIENKKNKGLKVIITGGDADFLNKQLKNSIFATQIIHEPYLVLKGLNEVITL, from the coding sequence ATGCGTAATCTGGTAATCGACATAGGAAACACAAATAGTAAGCTGGCAGTTTTTAAGGAAAAAGAGCTGGTTCATTTTGAGCGATTGAAAGAATTGAATCAAATTGAACTAACAAAATTGATTGAAAAATATCAAATCAAAAATGCTACAGTTTCAAGTGTTAATAAAGATGTTGAACAACTTGGAGCGTTTTTGAAACAATCAGTAAATTATCTGCCTTTTACCACGAAAAATATTGGCGGTATAAAAAACAACTATCAAACGCTAAATACATTAGGTTTAGATAGATGGGCGAAAGTAATTGCAGCTTATAAACTCTACTTTGGAGAAAACTGCCTAATGATAGATGCAGGAACTTGTATCACTTATGATGTTTTAACTGCAAACAGCGAATACTTTGGAGGAAGTATTAGTTTGGGTATAAGAATGAGGTTTGAAGCCTTAAATCATTATACTGGAAGATTGCCATTAATAGATTGGAATAAAGAGGAAACTGATATCCCTAATGGAAATGACACTCAAAATGCGATTAGAAACGGTGTTTTACAGGGCGTTTTAAACGAAGTTGAAGGATTTATAGCAATTGAAAATAAGAAAAACAAAGGCCTCAAAGTAATTATTACTGGAGGTGATGCAGATTTTTTGAACAAACAATTAAAAAACAGCATCTTTGCCACCCAAATTATACATGAACCATATTTGGTTTTAAAAGGATTAAATGAAGTTATTACATTATAA